In a single window of the Hypanus sabinus isolate sHypSab1 chromosome 15, sHypSab1.hap1, whole genome shotgun sequence genome:
- the LOC132405465 gene encoding transcriptional activator protein Pur-alpha-like: MADRDSGSEQGAASSSLQQLQQETQELASKRVDIQNKRFYLDVKQNVKGRFLKIAEVGAGGNKSRLTLSMSVAVEFRDYLGDFIEHYAQLGPSNPDMQTDEPRRALKSEFLVRENRKYYMDLKENQRGRFLRIRQTVNRGHGLGSQGQTIALPAQGLIEFRDALAKLIDDYGIEEEPTELPEGTSLTVDNKRFFFDVGSNKYGVFMRVSEVKPSYRNSITIPYKVWAKFGNTFSKYAEEMKKIQEKQREKRSEQQEEAPGDDGEED; encoded by the coding sequence ATGGCGGATAGAGACAGTGGAAGCGAGCAAGGGGCGGCCAGCTCGAGCTTGCAACAGCTGCAGCAGGAGACGCAGGAATTGGCTTCCAAGAGGGTGGACATTCAGAATAAGCGCTTCTACCTGGACGTGAAGCAGAATGTGAAAGGCCGATTCCTGAAGATAGCAGAGGTGGGAGCGGGAGGCAATAAAAGTCGTCTAACTCTCTCCATGTCTGTTGCTGTGGAGTTCCGCGACTACCTGGGAGATTTCATCGAACATTACGCACAGCTCGGCCCCAGCAACCCGGACATGCAGACAGATGAGCCGAGGCGAGCTCTGAAAAGTGAATTCTTGGTGCGGGAAAACCGCAAGTATTACATGGATTTAAAAGAGAATCAACGGGGCCGGTTCCTACGGATTCGTCAGACCGTAAACCGGGGACATGGCCTTGGTTCCCAGGGTCAAACTATCGCCCTCCCCGCTCAGGGGCTGATTGAATTCCGTGATGCACTCGCTAAACTAATCGACGATTATGGCATCGAAGAGGAACCAACTGAGCTGCCCGAAGGGACATCGCTCACTGTGGACAACAAGCGATTTTTCTTTGACGTTGGGTCAAACAAGTATGGCGTTTTTATGAGAGTAAGTGAGGTGAAACCATCGTACCGCAATTCTATCACGATACCATACAAAGTGTGGGCCAAGTTTGGAAATACTTTCAGTAAATACGCAGAGGAAATGAAGAAAATACAGGAGAAACAGCGGGAGAAAAGGTCTGAACAGCAAGAGGAAGCTcccggagatgatggggaggaaGACTGA